The segment GGGCCCGAAGGGGGATTGCGGAGATCCTCCGGAATAGGGCGGTGATCCTAATAACGGCGACATCGGCCCTTACGCTCTTCAGGTTCAGGGGAATATCCTCGTTCGCCCCATCCTATTTCGTGGAGGCATATGGGTTGGACGTCGCCAAGGCCGGGATCCTAGCCAGCATAATGTTCGCGGCCGGGTTCTTCAGCCCGCCCCTCCTAGGCCACATATCGGATAGGCTGGGGAGGAGGGCCATCGTCGCCCTCATAAGCGCGATCTCCGCGCTGAGCATATCCCTGATGGCCGTGAGGCTCGATGCGGCCTTGACGATCGCCAACCTGATCGTCGTGGGCTTCACCATATATTCCTCATCCTCCCCGATCCAGGCCCTGCTCGCGGAGGTCGTGGCCCCGGAGCTTATGGACCTATGCTTCGGCGTATTCTTCACGTTGGATTTCTTGGCCGGGAACGTGGCTCCCATTTTGCTCGGCTTCATTATCGACGCTTGGGGGTTCGAGCCGGCCTTCCATACGATAGCCATCCTCACGGCGCTGAGCGCCTTGACGATACTCCCGATCCGGGAGCCGCCGCGCCGAATGGGTTGAGGCGGGCGCCGAACCCGCGCGGGGTCGGGCAACGGGACTCGCGGCAAACCTTAATTGCCCTAGCCCCTTTCGCCATTGGGGATGCGCATCCTAATAACGGGCGGGATGGGGTTCATAGGCTCGAACCTGATAAGATATCTGCTGAGAACTTATGAGGATATTGAGATCCTGAACCTCGACAAGCTCTCCCATGGATCGAACCCCGCCAACCTGAAGGACGTAGAGCCGGATGGGAGATATGGGTTCATAAGGGGCGATATATGCGACTTCGAGGCGGTGAAGGCCGCGGCAAAGGATTCGGATGCTATAATAAACTTGGCCGCCGAGAGTCATGTGGATAGGAGCATATCGAATCCGAGGACTTTCTTCAATAGCAATGCCCTAGGGGTCCTGAACCTCCTAGAGGCTTGTAGGATTTACGACCTAATCTATCAACAAGTCTCCACGGACGAGGTATACGGCCCCGCGCCCGAAGGGCGATCCTTCGCGGAGGGCGATGGCCTCGATCCCTCCTCGCCCTATGCGGCCTCAAAGGCATCGGCGGATCTCCTCGTGAGGGCCTATCATAAGACCTATGGGCTCAGGGCCACCATCACCCGATCGGCAAATAACTTTGGACCATATCAATTCCCGGAGAAGCTCATACCAAAGGCCATAATCAGGGCCCTTTTGGGCCTGCCGGTGCCCATCTACGGCTCCGGCCGCCAAAGGAGAGATTGGATCTACGTCCTCGATCATTGCGAAGCGATAGACTTGGTCCTGAGGAGGGGGGAGCCTGGTGGGATATATAACGTGAGCGCTGGGAACGAGCTCGAGAACTTGGAGCTCGTTGAGACGATCCTCGATCTCTTGGGGAGGCCCAAATCCCTCATCGAGCATGTGAAGGATCGGCCCGGACATGATTTCAGGTATAGCCTCGATAGTTCGAAGCTCAGGGCGCTCGGCTGGAGGCCCAAGCATGGCTTTCGGGAGGGCCTGAGGGAAACCGTTGAGTGGTATGTGAAGAACGAATGGTGGTGGCGCCCGCTGGCAGATGAGAGGGTTCTCCACCCAACCCCTTGGGAGCTGCCTTGGTGAAAGGGGCGAGGGGCCGAGGGTTTGGGGGAAAGTTCGATGAGGATCCTCATAACGGGCTCCGGCGGCCTGCTGGGCTCAAAGATAGCGGAGTTGGCCTCGGGGGCTTCCCACGAGGTCTACGCGGCCTATAACCAGAATCGGCCCAAATCCGGAACTCCCATAAGATTGGATCTGAGGGACCTCGCGGCCATCGAGAGGGTCGTGAGGGGGATCGGGCCCGAT is part of the Candidatus Bathyarchaeia archaeon genome and harbors:
- the rfbB gene encoding dTDP-glucose 4,6-dehydratase, translating into MRILITGGMGFIGSNLIRYLLRTYEDIEILNLDKLSHGSNPANLKDVEPDGRYGFIRGDICDFEAVKAAAKDSDAIINLAAESHVDRSISNPRTFFNSNALGVLNLLEACRIYDLIYQQVSTDEVYGPAPEGRSFAEGDGLDPSSPYAASKASADLLVRAYHKTYGLRATITRSANNFGPYQFPEKLIPKAIIRALLGLPVPIYGSGRQRRDWIYVLDHCEAIDLVLRRGEPGGIYNVSAGNELENLELVETILDLLGRPKSLIEHVKDRPGHDFRYSLDSSKLRALGWRPKHGFREGLRETVEWYVKNEWWWRPLADERVLHPTPWELPW
- a CDS encoding MFS transporter — encoded protein: MALLFAAHGVHHAYLTLTPLLFPILRAEFGLSYAQLGIMLTGFLYAYAALQAPSSLLLRFFERRLILGIGMALMAFATMLMGLSASFEALLLCQMLAGIGASTYHPMATSLVSRLSREGRGRAIGIHLSGGNLGTSLGPLIGGFLVAAVGWRWGLMLSAIPGLILGLLIAFYKGLGGPLVGEGGARRGIAEILRNRAVILITATSALTLFRFRGISSFAPSYFVEAYGLDVAKAGILASIMFAAGFFSPPLLGHISDRLGRRAIVALISAISALSISLMAVRLDAALTIANLIVVGFTIYSSSSPIQALLAEVVAPELMDLCFGVFFTLDFLAGNVAPILLGFIIDAWGFEPAFHTIAILTALSALTILPIREPPRRMG